The following proteins are co-located in the Polystyrenella longa genome:
- a CDS encoding diheme cytochrome c precursor, whose product METEQISRIQILLSFIVVATAITGYFTGLQSPMNPVTNSTAQSHHFPLEDSSHPKGFRVIPATSYAAMPMANLSRTEVVTASLSNIRPVLNPVEEITVNIAEKDAALKQRDFNRAFNGAPPTVPHPVVDNATQSCMACHGEGAKTTSLRIPQMSHQFLANCLQCHVQQKPETMEPTLFRENTFVGLPAPEEGPRAFPLAPPQIPHPTWMRSNCMSCHGMTGLHGMRTTHPWRHNCMQCHAPSAELDQTKFLFSTPQFLPPPAIKTNKSSDGTEEDNND is encoded by the coding sequence ATGGAAACGGAACAGATATCGAGAATTCAGATTCTGCTCTCTTTTATTGTCGTAGCCACAGCAATAACAGGTTATTTCACCGGTTTGCAGTCTCCCATGAATCCGGTCACCAATTCGACAGCGCAGTCGCATCACTTCCCTTTGGAAGACTCCTCGCATCCCAAGGGGTTTCGAGTGATTCCCGCGACCAGCTACGCCGCCATGCCCATGGCCAACCTGAGTCGGACGGAAGTCGTCACCGCCAGTCTGTCAAACATTCGGCCTGTCCTGAATCCTGTAGAAGAGATTACCGTCAACATCGCTGAGAAAGATGCAGCCTTGAAACAACGGGACTTCAACCGGGCGTTCAATGGAGCGCCTCCGACAGTCCCTCATCCGGTCGTCGATAACGCCACTCAGTCGTGTATGGCCTGCCATGGGGAAGGGGCCAAAACAACCTCGCTGCGAATCCCTCAGATGTCTCACCAGTTTCTCGCCAACTGTTTGCAATGTCATGTTCAGCAAAAGCCGGAGACCATGGAGCCGACTTTGTTCCGGGAGAATACTTTCGTCGGTCTGCCTGCTCCCGAAGAAGGGCCACGAGCTTTTCCCCTAGCCCCGCCTCAAATCCCTCACCCGACCTGGATGCGGTCAAACTGCATGAGTTGCCATGGCATGACTGGGTTACATGGAATGAGAACGACCCATCCGTGGCGCCATAACTGCATGCAATGCCACGCCCCGTCGGCAGAACTGGACCAGACGAAGTTCCTTTTCTCAACACCACAGTTTCTACCTCCCCCCGCCATTAAAACGAACAAATCATCGGACGGAACAGAAGAAGATAACAATGACTGA